One Gossypium hirsutum isolate 1008001.06 chromosome A11, Gossypium_hirsutum_v2.1, whole genome shotgun sequence genomic window carries:
- the LOC121210104 gene encoding beta-glucosidase 13: MLSISVTQRLVRISVFVLLACLSSNGESTQESLSNIKRSDFPNDFLFGASTAAAQTEGSAKLGGKGPSVWDQFIREYPDRIIDKSNLDVAADSYNRYKEDVSILKDLGVNSYRFSIAWTRILPDGTLSGGINQEGIDHYNSFIDELIKNDIKPVVTLLHFDPPEALEKKYESFLSNRIVNDFKDYAEICFKTFGDRVKYWITINEPLIMAKMGYAMGVAPPVRCSDRKMCVNGNSGTEPYIVSHNLLLTHATAADLYKKKYQETQGGQIGITLNSHYCEPYTNTSLDIEAAKRAMDFELGWYMEPLTHGEYPETMRSLVKDRLPVFTAEQKKLVKGSFDFIGINYYTSRYAKNIPPNPNEPVSYLVDPNVNVSIDKDGVLIGPNAGGSMFIYVYPEGLYKLLEFIRENYSKNLAIYITENGYTEKSNISLPFSESQTDRIRIEFVQKHLRQLEIAIKNGVNVKGYFYYSLVDSFEWGEGYTVRYGLYHVDFKTLTRSPKDSAKWYRAFIKDVKE; encoded by the coding sequence ATGTTGTCAATTTCTGTAACTCAGCGTCTGGTAAGGATCTCTGTTTTTGTTTTGCTTGCTTGCTTGTCTTCCAACGGCGAATCAACTCAAGAATCCCTTTCCAACATTAAAAGGTCAGATTTTCCAAATGATTTTCTTTTTGGAGCATCAACTGCTGCTGCGCAGACTGAAGGATCGGCTAAATTAGGAGGCAAAGGACCAAGTGTTTGGGACCAATTTATTCGAGAATACCCGGACAGAATAATAGACAAAAGCAACTTGGATGTAGCTGCTGATTCATATAACCGCTACAAGGAAGATGTATCGATTTTGAAAGACCTCGGCGTTAATTCCTATAGATTTTCCATAGCTTGGACAAGGATTTTGCCTGATGGAACTTTGAGTGGTGGAATAAATCAAGAGGGTATCGATCATTACAACAGTTTCATCGATGAGTTGATTAAAAATGACATCAAGCCTGTTGTGACACTTCTGCACTTTGATCCGCCGGAAGCCCTTGAAAAGAAGTATGAAAGCTTCTTAAGTAATAGAATTGTGAATGATTTCAAGGACTATGCtgaaatttgttttaaaacattcgGAGATCGAGTTAAATATTGGATTACAATTAATGAGCCACTAATTATGGCTAAAATGGGGTATGCCATGGGAGTGGCTCCACCGGTTAGATGTTCAGACAGGAAAATGTGTGTCAATGGTAATTCAGGTACTGAACCTTATATTGTTTCCCATAACCTTCTGCTTACCCATGCAACAGCTGCTGATCTTTACAAAAAGAAGTACCAGGAAACACAAGGAGGACAAATTGGAATAACCCTTAATTCTCATTACTGTGAGCCATATACAAACACATCCCTTGATATAGAGGCGGCAAAAAGAGCCATGGATTTTGAGTTGGGATGGTATATGGAACCATTAACGCATGGAGAATACCCAGAAACCATGAGAAGTTTGGTTAAAGACAGGCTACCTGTTTTCACTGCAGAACAAAAGAAGCTTGTTAAAGGATCTTTTGATTTCATTGGAATCAATTATTATACTTCAAGATATGCTAAAAACATTCCACCTAATCCAAATGAACCAGTTAGCTACTTGGTAGATCCAAATGTGAATGTCTCGATTGACAAAGATGGAGTCCTTATCGGTCCAAATGCAGGAGGGAGTATGTTTATTTACGTTTATCCTGAAGGGCTTTATAAACTTTTGGAGTTTATTCGAGAAAACTACAGCAAAAACCTTGCGATTTATATTACTGAGAATGGTTATACGGAAAAAAGCAACATCAGCTTGCCATTCTCCGAGTCACAAACGGATCGCATCAGAATTGAATTTGTTCAAAAACATTTGCGTCAACTCGAAATTGCAATAAAAAATGGTGTGAATGTCAAAGGATATTTCTATTATAGTTTAGTTGATTCTTTCGAATGGGGTGAAGGTTACACGGTCAGATATGGACTTTATCATGTTGACTTCAAAACTCTCACTCGCTCACCTAAGGATTCTGCAAAGTGGTACCGTGCTTTTATTAAAGATGTAAAAGAATAA
- the LOC121209456 gene encoding mitochondrial Rho GTPase 1 isoform X2, giving the protein MAKSSNPEGKPGVRIVVAGDRGTGKSSLIVTAATETFPTNVLRLLPPTRLPEDFYPDHVPITIIDTSANPEDRGKLAEELKRADALVLTYACDQPETLNRLSTYWLPELRQLEVKVPVIVVGCKLDLRDDQQQVSLEQVMSPIMQQFREIETCIECSAYKHIQIPEVFYYAQKAVLHPTGPLFDQESQTLKPRCVRALKRIFILCDHDRDGALSDAELNDFQVKCFNAPLQPSEVVGVKRVVQDKMVEGVNERGLTLTGFLFLHALFIEKGRLETTWTVLRKFGYNNDIKLSDDLIPHSSVKRAPDQSVELTNEAIEYLRGIYELFDGDLDNNLRPVEVEDVFSTAPNSPWNDVPYKDAAEKTALGGLSLDAFLSEWALMTLLDPARSLENLIYIGYPGDPSSAIRVTKRRRLDRKKQQSERNVFQCFVFGPAKSGKSVLINSFLGRPYSDMYSPTVDDRYAVNVVELPGGIKKTLVLREIPEDGVAKLLSSKDSLAVCDIAVFVHDSSDESSWKRATELLVDVAGHGEDTGYEVPCLIVAAKDDLDPFPTAIQDSTRVSQDMGIEAPIPISSKLSDFNNIFRRIVNAAEPPHLSIPETEAGRSRKQYHRLINRSLMFVSVGAAVAIVGLAAYRVYAARKNASN; this is encoded by the exons ATGGCTAAATCTTCGAATCCGGAAGGGAAGCCCGGTGTGCGAATCGTGGTGGCCGGAGACCGAGGCACTGGAAAGTCGAGCTTGATTGTAACAGCAGCCACCGAGACTTTCCCGACAAATGTGCTTCGGTTGTTGCCGCCAACAAGGTTGCCGGAAGATTTCTACCCCGACCATGTCCCCATCACCATCATTGATACCTCCGCTAA TCCGGAGGATAGAGGTAAACTAGCAGAAGAACTGAAGCGAGCTGATGCACTAGTGCTTACTTATGCGTGTGATCAACCTGAAACCCTTAACAGATTGAGTACTTACTGGCTTCCAGAACTTCGGCAATTAGAG GTGAAAGTGCCTGTTATAGTAGTTGGCTGTAAGCTGGATTTAAGAGATGATCAGCAGCAAGTGAGCTTGGAACAGGTGATGTCACCGATAATGCAACAGTTTCGGGAGATTGAAACTTGTATCGAGTGTTCAGCATATAAACACATTCAG ATCCCTGAGGTTTTCTACTATGCACAAAAGGCAGTGCTTCATCCAACAGGCCCATTATTTGATCAGGAATCACAAACTTTGAAGCCACGATGTGTGAGAGCCTTGAAGCGAATTTTTATTCTCTGTGATCATGACAGGGATGGTGCTCTTAGTGATGCTGAACTCAATGATTTTCAG GTCAAATGCTTCAATGCTCCATTACAACCTTCGGAAGTAGTTGGTGTGAAAAGGGTTGTGCAAGATAAGATGGTTGAAGGAGTCAATGAGCGCGGTCTTACATTGACCGGTTTCCTATTTCTTCACGCACTATTCATAGAAAAAGGCCGCCTTGAGACTACATGGACTGTCCTGAGGAAATTTGGATATAACAATGACATCAAACTTTCAGATGATCTAATTCCACATTCTTCAGTTAAACGAGCTCCTGATCAG AGTGTGGAGCTGACAAATGAAGCTATTGAATACCTGAGGGGCATCTATGAATTGTTTGACGGTGACTTA GACAATAACCTTCGTCCAGTTGAAGTGGAGGATGTTTTCTCAACTGCTCCCAACAG CCCTTGGAATGATGTACCGTACAAGGATGCTGCAGAAAAAACTGCACTGGGAGGGCTATCACTTGATGCATTTCTGTCAGAG TGGGCCCTTATGACACTCCTAGACCCAGCTCGTAGTTTGGAGAACTTGATATACATAGGATATCCTGGTGATCCTTCATCTGCTATCCGTGTGACTAAGAGAAGGCGCCTAGATCGAAAGAAGCAACAATCAGAAAGAAATGTTTTCCAGTGCTTTGTTTTCGGTCCAGCTAAATCTGGGAAATCTGTGTTAATAAATTCTTTCCTTGGCAG GCCCTATTCTGATATGTATTCTCCAACTGTTGATGACCGATATGCTGTGAATGTTGTGGAACTGCCTGGG GGCATAAAGAAAACTCTAGTCTTGCGAGAAATCCCTGAAGATGGAGTTGCAAAACTACTGTCTAGTAAAGATTCTTTGGCTGTCTGTGACATAGCAGTATTTGTTCATGACAG TTCTGATGAGTCTTCATGGAAGAGAGCAACTGAATTGCTCGTGGATGTTGCCGGTCATGGTGAAGACACTGGTTATGAGGTGCCTTGCCTCATTGTTGCTGCTAAGGATGATCTGGATCCATTTCCGACCGCAATACAGGATTCAACCAGG GTTAGCCAGGATATGGGAATAGAGGCACCTATACCTATCagctcaaaattgagtgatttcaATAACATATTCCGAAGGATAGTAAATGCTGCTGAGCCTCCTCATTTGAGCATTCCTGAAACTGAGGCTGGCAGAAGTCGGAAGCAGTACCATCGGCTTATAAACCGATCTCTCATGTTTGTTTCAG TTGGAGCTGCTGTAGCCATTGTCGGATTGGCAGCTTATCGTGTATATGCTGCAAGGAAGAATGCCTCCAATTAA
- the LOC121209456 gene encoding mitochondrial Rho GTPase 1 isoform X4, with translation MSPIMQQFREIETCIECSAYKHIQIPEVFYYAQKAVLHPTGPLFDQESQTLKPRCVRALKRIFILCDHDRDGALSDAELNDFQVKCFNAPLQPSEVVGVKRVVQDKMVEGVNERGLTLTGFLFLHALFIEKGRLETTWTVLRKFGYNNDIKLSDDLIPHSSVKRAPDQSVELTNEAIEYLRGIYELFDGDLDNNLRPVEVEDVFSTAPNSPWNDVPYKDAAEKTALGGLSLDAFLSEWALMTLLDPARSLENLIYIGYPGDPSSAIRVTKRRRLDRKKQQSERNVFQCFVFGPAKSGKSVLINSFLGRPYSDMYSPTVDDRYAVNVVELPGGIKKTLVLREIPEDGVAKLLSSKDSLAVCDIAVFVHDSSDESSWKRATELLVDVAGHGEDTGYEVPCLIVAAKDDLDPFPTAIQDSTRVSQDMGIEAPIPISSKLSDFNNIFRRIVNAAEPPHLSIPETEAGRSRKQYHRLINRSLMFVSVGAAVAIVGLAAYRVYAARKNASN, from the exons ATGTCACCGATAATGCAACAGTTTCGGGAGATTGAAACTTGTATCGAGTGTTCAGCATATAAACACATTCAG ATCCCTGAGGTTTTCTACTATGCACAAAAGGCAGTGCTTCATCCAACAGGCCCATTATTTGATCAGGAATCACAAACTTTGAAGCCACGATGTGTGAGAGCCTTGAAGCGAATTTTTATTCTCTGTGATCATGACAGGGATGGTGCTCTTAGTGATGCTGAACTCAATGATTTTCAG GTCAAATGCTTCAATGCTCCATTACAACCTTCGGAAGTAGTTGGTGTGAAAAGGGTTGTGCAAGATAAGATGGTTGAAGGAGTCAATGAGCGCGGTCTTACATTGACCGGTTTCCTATTTCTTCACGCACTATTCATAGAAAAAGGCCGCCTTGAGACTACATGGACTGTCCTGAGGAAATTTGGATATAACAATGACATCAAACTTTCAGATGATCTAATTCCACATTCTTCAGTTAAACGAGCTCCTGATCAG AGTGTGGAGCTGACAAATGAAGCTATTGAATACCTGAGGGGCATCTATGAATTGTTTGACGGTGACTTA GACAATAACCTTCGTCCAGTTGAAGTGGAGGATGTTTTCTCAACTGCTCCCAACAG CCCTTGGAATGATGTACCGTACAAGGATGCTGCAGAAAAAACTGCACTGGGAGGGCTATCACTTGATGCATTTCTGTCAGAG TGGGCCCTTATGACACTCCTAGACCCAGCTCGTAGTTTGGAGAACTTGATATACATAGGATATCCTGGTGATCCTTCATCTGCTATCCGTGTGACTAAGAGAAGGCGCCTAGATCGAAAGAAGCAACAATCAGAAAGAAATGTTTTCCAGTGCTTTGTTTTCGGTCCAGCTAAATCTGGGAAATCTGTGTTAATAAATTCTTTCCTTGGCAG GCCCTATTCTGATATGTATTCTCCAACTGTTGATGACCGATATGCTGTGAATGTTGTGGAACTGCCTGGG GGCATAAAGAAAACTCTAGTCTTGCGAGAAATCCCTGAAGATGGAGTTGCAAAACTACTGTCTAGTAAAGATTCTTTGGCTGTCTGTGACATAGCAGTATTTGTTCATGACAG TTCTGATGAGTCTTCATGGAAGAGAGCAACTGAATTGCTCGTGGATGTTGCCGGTCATGGTGAAGACACTGGTTATGAGGTGCCTTGCCTCATTGTTGCTGCTAAGGATGATCTGGATCCATTTCCGACCGCAATACAGGATTCAACCAGG GTTAGCCAGGATATGGGAATAGAGGCACCTATACCTATCagctcaaaattgagtgatttcaATAACATATTCCGAAGGATAGTAAATGCTGCTGAGCCTCCTCATTTGAGCATTCCTGAAACTGAGGCTGGCAGAAGTCGGAAGCAGTACCATCGGCTTATAAACCGATCTCTCATGTTTGTTTCAG TTGGAGCTGCTGTAGCCATTGTCGGATTGGCAGCTTATCGTGTATATGCTGCAAGGAAGAATGCCTCCAATTAA
- the LOC121209456 gene encoding mitochondrial Rho GTPase 1 isoform X1 gives MAKSSNPEGKPGVRIVVAGDRGTGKSSLIVTAATETFPTNVLRLLPPTRLPEDFYPDHVPITIIDTSANPEDRGKLAEELKRADALVLTYACDQPETLNRLSTYWLPELRQLEVKVPVIVVGCKLDLRDDQQQVSLEQVMSPIMQQFREIETCIECSAYKHIQIPEVFYYAQKAVLHPTGPLFDQESQTLKPRCVRALKRIFILCDHDRDGALSDAELNDFQVKCFNAPLQPSEVVGVKRVVQDKMVEGVNERGLTLTGFLFLHALFIEKGRLETTWTVLRKFGYNNDIKLSDDLIPHSSVKRAPDQSVELTNEAIEYLRGIYELFDGDLDNNLRPVEVEDVFSTAPNSPWNDVPYKDAAEKTALGGLSLDAFLSEWALMTLLDPARSLENLIYIGYPGDPSSAIRVTKRRRLDRKKQQSERNVFQCFVFGPAKSGKSVLINSFLGRPYSDMYSPTVDDRYAVNVVELPGGIKKTLVLREIPEDGVAKLLSSKDSLAVCDIAVFVHDSSDESSWKRATELLVDVAGHGEDTGYEVPCLIVAAKDDLDPFPTAIQDSTRVSQDMGIEAPIPISSKLSDFNNIFRRIVNAAEPPHLSIPETEAGRSRKQYHRLINRSLMFVSGTLIVWHPTTVSFLMHSELRVLETWFAMLELL, from the exons ATGGCTAAATCTTCGAATCCGGAAGGGAAGCCCGGTGTGCGAATCGTGGTGGCCGGAGACCGAGGCACTGGAAAGTCGAGCTTGATTGTAACAGCAGCCACCGAGACTTTCCCGACAAATGTGCTTCGGTTGTTGCCGCCAACAAGGTTGCCGGAAGATTTCTACCCCGACCATGTCCCCATCACCATCATTGATACCTCCGCTAA TCCGGAGGATAGAGGTAAACTAGCAGAAGAACTGAAGCGAGCTGATGCACTAGTGCTTACTTATGCGTGTGATCAACCTGAAACCCTTAACAGATTGAGTACTTACTGGCTTCCAGAACTTCGGCAATTAGAG GTGAAAGTGCCTGTTATAGTAGTTGGCTGTAAGCTGGATTTAAGAGATGATCAGCAGCAAGTGAGCTTGGAACAGGTGATGTCACCGATAATGCAACAGTTTCGGGAGATTGAAACTTGTATCGAGTGTTCAGCATATAAACACATTCAG ATCCCTGAGGTTTTCTACTATGCACAAAAGGCAGTGCTTCATCCAACAGGCCCATTATTTGATCAGGAATCACAAACTTTGAAGCCACGATGTGTGAGAGCCTTGAAGCGAATTTTTATTCTCTGTGATCATGACAGGGATGGTGCTCTTAGTGATGCTGAACTCAATGATTTTCAG GTCAAATGCTTCAATGCTCCATTACAACCTTCGGAAGTAGTTGGTGTGAAAAGGGTTGTGCAAGATAAGATGGTTGAAGGAGTCAATGAGCGCGGTCTTACATTGACCGGTTTCCTATTTCTTCACGCACTATTCATAGAAAAAGGCCGCCTTGAGACTACATGGACTGTCCTGAGGAAATTTGGATATAACAATGACATCAAACTTTCAGATGATCTAATTCCACATTCTTCAGTTAAACGAGCTCCTGATCAG AGTGTGGAGCTGACAAATGAAGCTATTGAATACCTGAGGGGCATCTATGAATTGTTTGACGGTGACTTA GACAATAACCTTCGTCCAGTTGAAGTGGAGGATGTTTTCTCAACTGCTCCCAACAG CCCTTGGAATGATGTACCGTACAAGGATGCTGCAGAAAAAACTGCACTGGGAGGGCTATCACTTGATGCATTTCTGTCAGAG TGGGCCCTTATGACACTCCTAGACCCAGCTCGTAGTTTGGAGAACTTGATATACATAGGATATCCTGGTGATCCTTCATCTGCTATCCGTGTGACTAAGAGAAGGCGCCTAGATCGAAAGAAGCAACAATCAGAAAGAAATGTTTTCCAGTGCTTTGTTTTCGGTCCAGCTAAATCTGGGAAATCTGTGTTAATAAATTCTTTCCTTGGCAG GCCCTATTCTGATATGTATTCTCCAACTGTTGATGACCGATATGCTGTGAATGTTGTGGAACTGCCTGGG GGCATAAAGAAAACTCTAGTCTTGCGAGAAATCCCTGAAGATGGAGTTGCAAAACTACTGTCTAGTAAAGATTCTTTGGCTGTCTGTGACATAGCAGTATTTGTTCATGACAG TTCTGATGAGTCTTCATGGAAGAGAGCAACTGAATTGCTCGTGGATGTTGCCGGTCATGGTGAAGACACTGGTTATGAGGTGCCTTGCCTCATTGTTGCTGCTAAGGATGATCTGGATCCATTTCCGACCGCAATACAGGATTCAACCAGG GTTAGCCAGGATATGGGAATAGAGGCACCTATACCTATCagctcaaaattgagtgatttcaATAACATATTCCGAAGGATAGTAAATGCTGCTGAGCCTCCTCATTTGAGCATTCCTGAAACTGAGGCTGGCAGAAGTCGGAAGCAGTACCATCGGCTTATAAACCGATCTCTCATGTTTGTTTCAGGTACTCTGATAGTCTGGCATCCCACAACCGTTTCATTCTTGATGCACTCAGAGCTTCGGGTTCTTGAAACATGGTTTGCCATG TTGGAGCTGCTGTAG
- the LOC107930940 gene encoding kinesin-like protein KIN-14S has protein sequence MVEMCSESCDQIVLEKDQTVENEPKPSPKSHIEILEENTDSMDEDTISSMNQEISSAQGPTLPILQKVINLSNSVQNLKKEHEILSDQVKAFPGHDIVGTLQLLNNEYDLLKKKYLDESSERKRLYNEVIELKGNIRVFCRCRPLNQVEIANGSSSVVEFDSSQDTELQIVSSDSSKKQFKFDHVFRPEDGQDAVFARTKPIVTSVLDGYNVCIFAYGQTGTGKTFTMEGTPENRGVNYRTLEELFRVAGERGGVMKYELFVSMMEVYNEKIRDLLGESSNQPTKKLEIKQAAEGTQEVPGLVEACVYSTEEVWELLKSGNRVRSVGATNANELSSRSHCLLRVTVRGTNLINSQKTKSHLWLVDLAGSERVGKIEVEGERLKESQFINKSLSALGDVISALASKTAHVPYRNSKLTHMLQSSLGGDCKTVMFVQISPSSADLGETLCSLNFASRVRGIESGPARKQVDLTELYKYKQMAEKLKHDDKETKKLQDNVQSLQLRLSAREHICKSLQEKVRDLENQLAEERKTRLKQESRAFAVAASTRPSLKQATENTKADKKPPLGPSKLRLPLRRITNFMPPASPMATKGKATRMSMVTAPPSDDKENNSETVMAPPTNTKNLLKPRRTSIAVKPPVKTQAFQPKRRVSIATLRPDAHMTTTPLRRSASGFNNVGTMERPSLARDPRKARYSRLFSPLPEFSNPSETSPAAMRSSSKFMGSPPAAQAGSLKPRHTTVVALQRKSLVWSPLKLKGMQSSYRKSSFLPLRHSSDKE, from the exons ATGGTTGAAATGTGCTCGGAGAGTTGCGATCAGATCGTTCTTGAAAAAG ATCAAACGGTGGAGAATGAACCGAAGCCTTCTCCGAAGTCTCACATTG AAATTTTAGAAGAGAATACCGATTCCATGGATGAAGATACTATATCCAGCATGAACCAAGAAATATCTTCAGCTCAGGGGCCAACTCTTCCAATATTACAGAAAGTTATTAATTTGAGTAACAGTGTTCAG AATTTGAAGAAAGAGCATGAAATTCTGTCTGATCAAGTGAAGGCTTTTCCTGGTCACGACATTGTAGGAACGCTTCAGCTTCTCA ATAATGAATATGACCTTCTGAAGAAGAAGTACCTGGATGAGTCATCAGAGAGGAAGCGCCTTTACAACGAAGTTATTGAGCTTAAAGGAAACATCAGGGTTTTCTGCAGATGTAGACCTCTAAACCAAGTTGAAATTGCGAACGGTTCCTCCTCTGTAGTTGAATTTGACTCATCCCAAGATACTGAGTTACAGATAGTTTCTTCTGATTCTTCCAAGAAGCAATTCAAGTTCGACCATGTATTTAGACCTGAGGATGGCCAAG ATGCTGTATTTGCACGAACTAAACCCATAGTAACTTCTGTATTGGATGGTTATAATGTTTGCATATTTGCTTACGGGCAAACTGGAACTGGGAAAACATTTACTATGGAGGGAACACCAGAAAATAGAGGAGTTAACTACAGGACATTGGAGGAGTTGTTTAGAGTTGCTGGAGAGAGAGGGGGTGTAATGAAATATGAACTATTTGTCAGCATGATGGAGGTCTACAATGAAAAGATAAGGGACCTCCTAGGAGAAAGCTCCAACCAGCCTACTAAAAA GTTGGAGATCAAGCAAGCAGCAGAAGGGACACAAGAAGTTCCAGGACTTGTTGAAGCTTGTGTTTACAGTACAGAGGAAGTGTGGGAGCTACTAAAATCTGGAAACCGGGTCAGATCAGTTGGAGCTACCAATGCCAATGAATTAAGCAGTCGTTCTCACTG CTTGTTGCGTGTAACTGTAAGGGGAACTAATTTGATAAACAGCCAAAAGACTAAGAGTCACCTGTGGCTGGTAGATTTGGCTGGCAGTGAGCGTGTTGGAAAAATCGAAGTTGAAGGTGAAAGGTTGAAGGAATCCCAGTTCATAAATAAATCTCTCTCAGCGCTTGGTGATGTAATTTCCGCCCTTGCATCCAAAACAGCCCATGTTCCTTACAG GAACTCAAAGCTCACACACATGCTACAGAGCTCTCTAG GAGGAGATTGCAAGACCGTGATGTTTGTACAGATCAGCCCGTCTAGTGCAGACCTTGGTGAGACCCTTTGTTCATTGAACTTTGCTAGCCGAGTTAGGGGGATTGAAAGTGGTCCTGCCCGCAAACAGGTGGACCTTACCGAGCTTTACAAGTACAAGCAAATG GCAGAGAAGTTAAAACATGATGACAAAGAAACAAAGAAGTTGCAGGACAATGTACAGTCCTTACAGTTGAGACTTTCTGCCAGAGAACATATATGCAAAAGTCTCCAAGAAAAG GTTCGTGACCTAGAAAATCAGTTAGCAGAGGAACGGAAAACCCGATTAAAGCAAGAATCCAGAGCTTTTGCTGTTGCTGCTTCTACTAGACCATCTCTTAAACAAGCGACTGAGAATACCAAAGCGGATAAAAAGCCGCCACTTGGTCCATCAAAACTGAGGTTACCGTTGCGAAGAATCACCAACTTCATGCCCCCAGCATCACCTATGGCCACAAAAGGAAAGGCAACTAGAATGTCCATGGTAACAGCACCACCATCAGATGACAAAGAAAACAACTCCGAAACCGTGATGGCACCACCAACAAACACGAAAAACCTTTTGAAACCGAGACGTACTTCCATTGCTGTCAAACCTCCGGTCAAGACACAAGCTTTTCAGCCTAAACGGCGAGTATCCATCGCTACCCTCCGTCCAGATGCCCACATGACAACAACACCACTCCGTCGGTCTGCTTCCGGTTTCAACAATGTTGGTACAATGGAGAGACCGTCATTGGCGCGTGATCCCAGGAAAGCAAGGTATTCTAGATTGTTTTCTCCATTGCCAGAGTTTAGTAACCCATCAGAGACATCACCTGCAGCCATGAGAAGCAGTAGCAAATTCATGGGGAGCCCTCCAGCCGCGCAAGCGGGATCATTGAAGCCAAGACATACGACCGTTGTTGCTTTACAACGGAAATCGTTGGTGTGGAGTCCCCTAAAGTTAAAAGGTATGCAAAGTAGTTACCGGAAGTCGTCGTTTTTGCCTTTACGACATTCTTCCGATAAGGAATGA
- the LOC121209456 gene encoding mitochondrial Rho GTPase 1 isoform X3: MSPIMQQFREIETCIECSAYKHIQIPEVFYYAQKAVLHPTGPLFDQESQTLKPRCVRALKRIFILCDHDRDGALSDAELNDFQVKCFNAPLQPSEVVGVKRVVQDKMVEGVNERGLTLTGFLFLHALFIEKGRLETTWTVLRKFGYNNDIKLSDDLIPHSSVKRAPDQSVELTNEAIEYLRGIYELFDGDLDNNLRPVEVEDVFSTAPNSPWNDVPYKDAAEKTALGGLSLDAFLSEWALMTLLDPARSLENLIYIGYPGDPSSAIRVTKRRRLDRKKQQSERNVFQCFVFGPAKSGKSVLINSFLGRPYSDMYSPTVDDRYAVNVVELPGGIKKTLVLREIPEDGVAKLLSSKDSLAVCDIAVFVHDSSDESSWKRATELLVDVAGHGEDTGYEVPCLIVAAKDDLDPFPTAIQDSTRVSQDMGIEAPIPISSKLSDFNNIFRRIVNAAEPPHLSIPETEAGRSRKQYHRLINRSLMFVSGTLIVWHPTTVSFLMHSELRVLETWFAMLELL, encoded by the exons ATGTCACCGATAATGCAACAGTTTCGGGAGATTGAAACTTGTATCGAGTGTTCAGCATATAAACACATTCAG ATCCCTGAGGTTTTCTACTATGCACAAAAGGCAGTGCTTCATCCAACAGGCCCATTATTTGATCAGGAATCACAAACTTTGAAGCCACGATGTGTGAGAGCCTTGAAGCGAATTTTTATTCTCTGTGATCATGACAGGGATGGTGCTCTTAGTGATGCTGAACTCAATGATTTTCAG GTCAAATGCTTCAATGCTCCATTACAACCTTCGGAAGTAGTTGGTGTGAAAAGGGTTGTGCAAGATAAGATGGTTGAAGGAGTCAATGAGCGCGGTCTTACATTGACCGGTTTCCTATTTCTTCACGCACTATTCATAGAAAAAGGCCGCCTTGAGACTACATGGACTGTCCTGAGGAAATTTGGATATAACAATGACATCAAACTTTCAGATGATCTAATTCCACATTCTTCAGTTAAACGAGCTCCTGATCAG AGTGTGGAGCTGACAAATGAAGCTATTGAATACCTGAGGGGCATCTATGAATTGTTTGACGGTGACTTA GACAATAACCTTCGTCCAGTTGAAGTGGAGGATGTTTTCTCAACTGCTCCCAACAG CCCTTGGAATGATGTACCGTACAAGGATGCTGCAGAAAAAACTGCACTGGGAGGGCTATCACTTGATGCATTTCTGTCAGAG TGGGCCCTTATGACACTCCTAGACCCAGCTCGTAGTTTGGAGAACTTGATATACATAGGATATCCTGGTGATCCTTCATCTGCTATCCGTGTGACTAAGAGAAGGCGCCTAGATCGAAAGAAGCAACAATCAGAAAGAAATGTTTTCCAGTGCTTTGTTTTCGGTCCAGCTAAATCTGGGAAATCTGTGTTAATAAATTCTTTCCTTGGCAG GCCCTATTCTGATATGTATTCTCCAACTGTTGATGACCGATATGCTGTGAATGTTGTGGAACTGCCTGGG GGCATAAAGAAAACTCTAGTCTTGCGAGAAATCCCTGAAGATGGAGTTGCAAAACTACTGTCTAGTAAAGATTCTTTGGCTGTCTGTGACATAGCAGTATTTGTTCATGACAG TTCTGATGAGTCTTCATGGAAGAGAGCAACTGAATTGCTCGTGGATGTTGCCGGTCATGGTGAAGACACTGGTTATGAGGTGCCTTGCCTCATTGTTGCTGCTAAGGATGATCTGGATCCATTTCCGACCGCAATACAGGATTCAACCAGG GTTAGCCAGGATATGGGAATAGAGGCACCTATACCTATCagctcaaaattgagtgatttcaATAACATATTCCGAAGGATAGTAAATGCTGCTGAGCCTCCTCATTTGAGCATTCCTGAAACTGAGGCTGGCAGAAGTCGGAAGCAGTACCATCGGCTTATAAACCGATCTCTCATGTTTGTTTCAGGTACTCTGATAGTCTGGCATCCCACAACCGTTTCATTCTTGATGCACTCAGAGCTTCGGGTTCTTGAAACATGGTTTGCCATG TTGGAGCTGCTGTAG